In Phlebotomus papatasi isolate M1 chromosome 1, Ppap_2.1, whole genome shotgun sequence, the following proteins share a genomic window:
- the LOC129801434 gene encoding general transcription factor 3C polypeptide 6, whose protein sequence is MASVKTENIDNFGDDEEEVYLYLDFHSIPLSEEEMKEPNLTLKIVGIESENPVVKINNKFFKGEYEDTIGTHVFFEEDTGHSSQDPLYSRNPKTMYKYMNKTNKVLKMRRIFLESRDDENRVEEGTSTENSSKYQVTKTYQDTLCQLLKPGHAPPHYLPDCLDAKIKSTQEVAEEYRDMEPIERKPVP, encoded by the exons ATGGCATCAGTAAAGACTGAAAATATTGACAATTTTGGAGATGATGAAGAGGAAGTGTATCTCTATCTAGATTTCCACTCAATTCCTTTGTCTGAAGAAGAGATGAAAGAACCTAACCTCACTTTGAAGATTGTGGGCATTGAAAGTGAAAATCCGGtggttaaaataaataataaatttttcaaag GGGAATATGAAGATACAATTGGCACTCATGTTTTTTTCGAGGAAGATACTGGACACTCATCACAGGATCCACTCTACAGTCGGAATCCTAAGACAATGTACAAGTACATGAACAAGACCAATAAGGTACTGAAAATGAGACGTATCTTCTTGGAGTCCAGAGACGATGAGAATAGAGTAGAAGAAGGTACTTCTACTGAGAATTCATCAAAGTATCAAGTGACAAAAACCTATCAAGATACACTGTGTCAGCTTCTTAAGCCCGGTCATGCTCCTCCACATTATTTGCCTGATTGTTTGGATGCCAAAATAAAATCAACTCAGGAAGTTGCTGAGGAATATCGTGATATGGAGCCAATTGAGAGGAAACCCGTTCCCTGA